A genomic stretch from Leptotrichia sp. HSP-536 includes:
- a CDS encoding protein-ADP-ribose hydrolase, whose translation MEKNKEQEKRLDYLLKEFKADSVEYKDIEIPEDINGKRCILRSLMNVRMPKKMSGSVLKVQDEYLSVRAEEKGIVQISDIPVIKGNVSIWQGDITRLELDAIVNAANSQMLGCFVPMHMCIDNQIHTYAGIQLREECSHKMKKLRKKYGNYYEQPTAIPMITNAYNLPARNVIHIVGPIVKDRLTPELEQKLADCYTNILNMCLENNLKSVAFCCISTGVFRFPNKRAAEIAVDTVQKWLVENPNAMERVIFNVFKEGDKKYYEEILQ comes from the coding sequence ATGGAAAAGAATAAAGAGCAGGAAAAAAGACTTGATTATCTTTTAAAAGAGTTCAAAGCTGATTCAGTTGAATATAAAGATATAGAAATTCCAGAAGATATAAATGGAAAACGTTGTATTTTGAGGTCTTTGATGAATGTCCGTATGCCTAAGAAAATGTCAGGTTCAGTTTTGAAGGTGCAGGATGAATATTTATCTGTCCGTGCTGAAGAAAAAGGTATTGTTCAGATTTCAGATATTCCTGTAATTAAAGGGAATGTTTCTATCTGGCAGGGAGATATTACAAGGCTTGAATTAGATGCCATAGTAAATGCGGCTAATTCTCAAATGTTAGGATGCTTTGTACCGATGCATATGTGTATTGATAATCAAATTCATACTTATGCAGGAATACAGCTTCGGGAAGAATGTAGTCATAAAATGAAGAAATTAAGAAAAAAATATGGAAACTATTATGAGCAGCCGACAGCGATTCCAATGATTACGAATGCTTACAATCTTCCAGCAAGAAATGTGATTCACATAGTTGGTCCGATAGTAAAAGATAGACTTACGCCAGAATTAGAACAAAAATTAGCAGATTGCTATACAAATATTTTAAATATGTGTCTGGAAAATAATTTGAAAAGTGTGGCATTTTGCTGTATTTCAACTGGAGTATTCCGTTTTCCAAATAAAAGGGCGGCAGAAATTGCTGTGGATACAGTACAAAAATGGTTAGTGGAAAATCCAAATGCTATGGAAAGGGTGATTTTTAATGTTTTTAAAGAGGGAGATAAAAAATACTATGAAGAAATCTTACAGTAG
- a CDS encoding Rrf2 family transcriptional regulator: MQISSRFTIALHIFACVEVFKDEYRITSDFLAGSINTNPVIIRKILTKLKSAGLITVARGTGGIELTKPLKEITFYDVYVAIEPLENNELFNFHKNPNPECPVGKNIHKLLDSKLETIQKAMENEMKKYTLESLKNEIQEILGKKD, encoded by the coding sequence ATGCAGATATCAAGCAGATTTACGATAGCGCTACATATTTTTGCATGTGTAGAGGTATTTAAAGATGAATACAGGATTACAAGTGATTTTCTTGCTGGAAGTATAAATACGAATCCTGTTATTATAAGAAAAATTTTGACAAAATTAAAAAGTGCAGGATTAATAACAGTTGCAAGAGGAACTGGAGGAATTGAATTGACAAAACCTCTAAAGGAAATAACATTTTATGATGTATATGTGGCAATTGAACCACTGGAAAATAATGAATTGTTTAATTTTCATAAAAATCCGAATCCAGAATGTCCTGTGGGAAAAAATATTCATAAATTGCTTGATAGTAAACTGGAAACGATACAAAAGGCTATGGAAAATGAAATGAAAAAATATACACTAGAAAGCCTTAAAAATGAAATACAGGAAATTTTAGGGAAAAAAGATTAA
- a CDS encoding TMEM175 family protein, with translation MNKERLAAFMDAVLAIIMTILILELKKPETATLKALWNLKVDFFAYTLSFFWLGTMWVNLHNEWHKIKYITPLIVWVNVVLLFFSSFFPYVTSFVTLYYNSSVAQGFYGVIVLAVTFCNIISLYLLEKVNKHDKESQESLKTMIRWIKVDISIKIIGLIISCIFYPPAMMISVYITLLGIALPEQYKAIKRRR, from the coding sequence ATGAATAAAGAAAGATTGGCAGCTTTTATGGATGCTGTGCTTGCAATTATTATGACAATTCTTATATTAGAACTGAAAAAACCTGAAACAGCAACTTTAAAAGCACTTTGGAATCTGAAAGTAGATTTTTTTGCATATACGCTTTCATTTTTCTGGCTTGGAACGATGTGGGTAAATCTGCATAATGAATGGCATAAAATAAAATATATTACACCGTTAATTGTCTGGGTAAATGTAGTACTACTCTTCTTTTCCTCGTTTTTTCCATATGTAACTTCTTTTGTTACTTTATATTATAACAGTAGTGTAGCTCAAGGATTTTATGGGGTAATAGTTCTGGCTGTTACATTCTGCAATATAATTTCGTTGTATCTGCTAGAAAAGGTAAATAAACATGATAAAGAATCGCAGGAATCATTAAAAACAATGATAAGATGGATAAAAGTTGATATAAGTATAAAAATAATCGGATTAATAATATCGTGTATATTTTATCCGCCTGCAATGATGATAAGTGTTTATATTACTTTACTTGGAATTGCATTGCCGGAACAGTATAAGGCAATAAAAAGAAGAAGATAA
- a CDS encoding LysR family transcriptional regulator yields MIELEQLKQLIAFATHGTLSKAAEELYISQPALSRSIQKLEKTLGVELFDRKKNKMELNENGKTVIQYAKKILNLVDEMEEKVNKNNQVQNNFSIGSCAPAPLWDMISLFGRFYPEKYILHKIENNLQLFEKLKNDSYQMIILSKPIDNPEFFCIKYKTEQLFLSVPLQHPLAKKKEIYFSDITDDRMLLFNPIGIWKDVVLEKMPNMNFLIQSDRIIYQELAEMQNLLHFRSNFTLERENNFKNNISIPIADKEARMTFYCVCKKNIKNEIEKLFDSFSKDS; encoded by the coding sequence ATGATAGAATTGGAACAACTTAAACAGCTTATCGCGTTTGCAACACATGGAACATTATCAAAAGCCGCTGAAGAATTGTATATTTCACAGCCTGCCCTTTCCCGTTCGATACAAAAGCTGGAAAAAACTTTAGGGGTTGAACTTTTTGACAGGAAAAAAAATAAGATGGAATTAAATGAAAATGGAAAAACTGTTATCCAGTACGCAAAAAAAATATTGAATCTTGTAGATGAAATGGAAGAAAAAGTTAATAAAAATAATCAGGTTCAAAATAATTTTTCAATTGGTTCATGTGCTCCAGCTCCATTGTGGGATATGATTTCATTATTTGGAAGATTTTATCCTGAAAAATATATTCTTCATAAAATAGAAAATAATCTTCAGCTATTTGAAAAACTTAAAAATGACAGTTATCAGATGATTATTCTTTCTAAACCTATTGACAATCCTGAATTTTTCTGCATAAAATACAAAACTGAACAATTATTTTTATCAGTTCCTTTGCAACATCCACTGGCTAAAAAGAAGGAAATATATTTTTCAGATATTACAGATGACAGAATGCTCTTATTCAATCCAATAGGAATATGGAAGGATGTAGTTTTAGAAAAAATGCCTAATATGAACTTCCTTATCCAAAGTGACAGGATTATTTATCAGGAATTAGCTGAAATGCAAAATTTACTGCATTTCCGTTCAAATTTCACACTTGAACGTGAAAACAATTTCAAAAATAATATTTCAATTCCAATTGCTGACAAGGAAGCAAGAATGACTTTCTACTGTGTCTGTAAGAAAAATATAAAAAATGAAATTGAGAAACTTTTTGATAGTTTTAGTAAAGATTCTTAA
- a CDS encoding NAD(P)H-binding protein yields the protein MSKKILIVGATGSIGNKLRKTLFEKTDYELTLFSTGAGSLTIDKNRERAIVGNVFNKAQLKEAMEKQDIVFAALSGNLEKMAESIVETMKNTGVKRIIFISSMGIYNELPNSKGVIGDLPKNSILIPYRKAADIIENSGLEYTVIRPGWFDEGNDDYEITKKGEQFKGHDISRQAIANFVVKLIENSDYGINESFGISRPE from the coding sequence ATGTCAAAAAAAATCTTAATTGTAGGAGCAACAGGTTCAATCGGGAATAAATTGAGAAAAACATTATTTGAAAAAACTGATTATGAATTAACTTTATTTTCGACAGGAGCTGGAAGTTTAACAATTGATAAAAATAGAGAAAGAGCTATTGTGGGAAATGTTTTTAACAAAGCTCAGCTTAAGGAAGCTATGGAAAAACAAGATATAGTATTTGCAGCATTAAGTGGAAATCTTGAAAAAATGGCTGAAAGTATAGTTGAAACAATGAAAAATACTGGCGTAAAAAGAATAATCTTTATATCTTCGATGGGAATTTATAATGAACTTCCTAATTCTAAAGGAGTAATAGGAGATCTTCCAAAGAATTCAATTCTTATACCTTACAGAAAAGCTGCTGATATTATAGAAAATTCAGGACTTGAATATACGGTAATACGTCCAGGGTGGTTTGATGAAGGAAACGATGATTATGAAATAACAAAAAAAGGAGAACAATTTAAAGGGCATGACATTTCACGACAGGCTATTGCTAATTTTGTTGTAAAATTAATAGAAAATTCTGATTATGGAATAAATGAAAGTTTTGGAATAAGTAGACCTGAATAA
- a CDS encoding aldo/keto reductase, translating to MKYVTLNNGVKMPILGFGVFQIDDMKECEEAVYNALKAGYRLIDTAASYRNEEAVGRAIKRSGIPREEIFVTTKLWVSDANYEKAKLAFETSLKKLDLEYIDLYLIHQPFNDVYGAWRAMTELYKEGKIKAIGVSNFYPDRLVDFIMNNEVVPAVNQVETHPFNQQVKANEIMKEYGVQIESWGPFAEGKNGIFTNEILSEIGKKYNKSVAQVILRWLIQRDVVVIPKSVRKERIEENSNVFDFELNSEDMGKISELDKKESLFLNHDDVEIVKWLNGRK from the coding sequence ATGAAATACGTAACTTTAAACAATGGAGTAAAAATGCCAATATTAGGATTTGGAGTATTTCAAATTGACGATATGAAAGAATGTGAGGAAGCAGTCTATAATGCGTTAAAAGCAGGATATAGATTAATTGATACGGCTGCGTCCTACAGAAACGAAGAAGCTGTGGGAAGAGCTATAAAAAGAAGCGGTATACCTAGGGAAGAAATTTTTGTTACAACAAAATTATGGGTAAGTGATGCAAATTATGAAAAGGCAAAATTGGCATTTGAAACTTCTTTAAAAAAATTGGATTTGGAATATATTGATTTATATCTTATACATCAGCCATTTAATGATGTATATGGAGCTTGGAGAGCGATGACAGAGCTGTATAAGGAAGGGAAAATAAAAGCAATTGGTGTAAGTAACTTCTATCCTGACAGATTGGTTGATTTTATTATGAATAATGAAGTAGTGCCAGCTGTAAATCAGGTGGAAACACATCCTTTCAATCAGCAGGTCAAAGCAAATGAAATAATGAAGGAATATGGGGTTCAAATAGAATCATGGGGACCTTTTGCAGAAGGGAAAAATGGAATATTTACAAATGAAATTTTGTCTGAAATTGGTAAAAAATACAACAAATCTGTGGCTCAGGTAATTTTAAGATGGCTAATTCAGAGAGATGTAGTTGTAATACCAAAATCAGTCAGAAAAGAAAGAATTGAAGAAAATTCTAATGTATTTGACTTTGAATTGAACAGTGAGGATATGGGAAAAATATCTGAACTTGATAAAAAAGAAAGTCTATTTTTAAACCATGATGATGTAGAAATAGTAAAATGGCTTAATGGAAGAAAATAA
- a CDS encoding pyridoxal phosphate-dependent aminotransferase, which produces MYINPIIEGIEISDIRKIHERLVNYKNVINMTIGEPDIDVPQEIKEAVAYHALNSRIKYSPVGGMPELREKIAKYYNEQFLGNYNAQNVLVTVGSTEGLASVLKTILAKDDEVIIPTPAYVGYEPLITISEAKTKFVDLEENNFVLTKEILEKNITDKTKLIILTYPNNPSGITLAEEEMDKIVRFLKKRNIYLISDEIYAAITFEKFTSFAKFSDELKEQLIIINGFSKSHSMTGYRLGYIIADEKLQNQVKKVSQYNVTSASTLSQYGAITALDKCSDTAKISEIYKKRVEYFVNGLEKLGFECLKPKGAFYVFATYKNIEKFKNMKSFDFVLDLLEKTELAIVPGITFQVEGYVRFSIVHDIPVLEEAIKRLEKYIKEK; this is translated from the coding sequence ATGTATATAAATCCAATTATTGAAGGAATTGAGATTTCTGATATTAGAAAAATTCATGAAAGACTAGTAAATTATAAAAATGTGATAAATATGACAATTGGGGAGCCTGATATTGATGTTCCGCAGGAAATCAAAGAGGCTGTGGCGTATCATGCCTTAAATAGCAGAATAAAATATTCTCCTGTGGGAGGGATGCCTGAATTAAGAGAAAAAATTGCCAAATATTATAATGAGCAGTTTTTGGGAAATTATAATGCTCAAAATGTTTTGGTAACGGTTGGTTCTACAGAAGGGCTTGCTTCGGTTTTGAAAACTATTTTGGCAAAAGATGACGAAGTAATTATTCCGACACCTGCGTATGTGGGATATGAGCCATTAATTACGATTTCTGAGGCGAAAACTAAATTTGTTGACTTGGAAGAAAATAATTTTGTGTTGACAAAAGAAATTTTGGAAAAAAATATTACTGATAAAACTAAATTAATAATTTTGACATATCCGAATAATCCGTCTGGAATTACGCTTGCAGAAGAAGAAATGGACAAAATTGTGAGATTTTTGAAGAAAAGAAATATTTACTTGATAAGTGATGAAATTTATGCCGCGATTACTTTTGAAAAATTTACTTCCTTTGCAAAATTTTCTGATGAATTGAAGGAGCAGCTTATTATAATTAACGGATTTTCAAAATCACATTCAATGACAGGCTATAGACTTGGGTATATTATTGCCGATGAAAAATTACAGAATCAAGTGAAGAAAGTTAGCCAGTACAATGTAACAAGTGCATCAACATTGTCACAATATGGAGCAATTACTGCTCTTGACAAATGTTCTGATACAGCGAAAATTTCTGAAATTTATAAGAAAAGAGTGGAATATTTTGTAAATGGGCTGGAAAAATTAGGTTTCGAATGTCTGAAACCTAAAGGGGCGTTTTATGTTTTTGCAACTTATAAGAATATTGAAAAATTTAAAAATATGAAATCATTTGATTTTGTGCTTGATTTACTGGAAAAGACGGAACTTGCGATTGTGCCTGGAATTACATTTCAAGTGGAGGGATACGTAAGATTTTCGATTGTGCATGATATTCCAGTATTGGAAGAGGCTATAAAGAGATTGGAAAAGTATATAAAAGAGAAGTAA
- the rlmD gene encoding 23S rRNA (uracil(1939)-C(5))-methyltransferase RlmD gives MKKMEKKSLKKGDLLQLKITNLDTKGRAYGFFDENKIYVNINVAENQVVEGIFVKRRKKFELIHCKIINFAGRQNAIYDNIERQNGGCNYQYYTYDEQLEIKAGHIKKELDRIIKHDYIFEEPVRSVKPDKYRNKMEFSFGNAEKGGPIILGLHKQNSFHDIVEVDGLKLMDDNFNKIYVFCNEFCKKTGFDFYHRLDHIGFFRNLVIRKAEFTKQILVNIVTTTQISEMEKENFQKEFKEGLLALNLNDGFKITGILHTFNDNFSDMVISESETILYGERDLTEEIFGLKFKISPYSFFQTNSRTVEKLYGKVLTYLEEIENLKIHEATVFDLFSGTGTIGQIVSKKAKQVYGIELVPEAVEKANENAKLNNIQNAHFIAGDVFEKLDEFDNDGINPNILILDPPRAGVGEKTITKLVKYDTKNIIYVSCNPKTLMTDLMKFGEFGYRLVRCSVVDMFPVTPHIEVVGLLEKYDF, from the coding sequence ATGAAAAAAATGGAAAAGAAAAGTTTGAAAAAAGGGGACTTGCTACAGTTAAAAATTACGAATCTTGATACTAAGGGCAGAGCTTACGGATTTTTTGATGAAAATAAAATTTATGTGAATATTAATGTGGCAGAAAATCAAGTTGTTGAGGGAATTTTTGTAAAAAGGCGGAAAAAGTTTGAGCTGATACATTGCAAAATTATTAACTTTGCTGGGAGACAAAATGCGATTTATGATAATATTGAAAGACAAAATGGAGGCTGTAACTACCAGTACTACACGTATGATGAGCAGCTTGAAATAAAGGCAGGGCATATAAAAAAAGAATTAGACAGAATTATTAAGCATGATTATATTTTTGAAGAGCCTGTCAGAAGTGTAAAGCCTGATAAATATAGAAATAAGATGGAATTTAGCTTTGGAAATGCTGAAAAAGGAGGGCCTATAATTTTAGGGCTTCATAAGCAAAACAGCTTTCACGACATTGTAGAAGTTGATGGGCTGAAATTAATGGATGATAATTTTAATAAAATTTATGTTTTTTGTAATGAATTTTGTAAAAAAACAGGCTTTGACTTTTATCATAGGCTTGATCATATAGGTTTTTTTAGAAATCTTGTAATTAGAAAAGCAGAATTTACAAAACAGATTTTGGTAAATATTGTAACAACGACGCAAATTAGTGAAATGGAAAAGGAAAATTTTCAAAAGGAATTTAAAGAAGGTTTGCTGGCTTTGAATTTGAATGATGGCTTTAAAATTACGGGAATTTTACACACATTTAATGATAATTTTTCGGATATGGTTATTTCAGAAAGTGAAACGATTTTGTATGGGGAACGTGATTTGACAGAAGAAATTTTTGGATTAAAATTTAAAATCAGTCCATACAGCTTTTTTCAGACAAATTCTCGGACAGTTGAAAAATTATACGGAAAAGTTTTGACATATCTTGAAGAAATTGAAAATTTAAAAATTCATGAAGCAACAGTTTTTGACTTATTCAGCGGTACAGGTACAATCGGACAAATTGTTTCAAAAAAGGCAAAACAAGTTTATGGAATCGAGTTAGTGCCAGAGGCAGTAGAAAAAGCTAATGAAAATGCAAAATTGAATAACATTCAGAATGCACATTTTATCGCAGGAGATGTTTTTGAAAAATTAGATGAATTTGATAATGATGGTATCAATCCAAATATTTTAATTTTGGATCCACCACGAGCTGGAGTAGGTGAAAAAACTATTACAAAGCTGGTAAAATATGATACTAAAAATATTATTTATGTGTCTTGTAATCCCAAAACTTTGATGACGGATTTGATGAAGTTTGGGGAGTTTGGGTACAGGCTGGTTAGGTGTTCGGTGGTGGATATGTTTCCAGTTACGCCACATATCGAAGTGGTGGGGTTATTAGAAAAATACGATTTTTAA
- a CDS encoding ISAs1 family transposase — MLTTEENGKKQEQKRYYIMNITGEVEKFVRTARGHWAIESYHWILDVTFREDANKTLKKNAARNLNILRKLAISILEELPFRKKFSRRIRRYIISLDVRRYLKLFFDI, encoded by the coding sequence ATTTTAACAACAGAAGAAAATGGAAAAAAGCAGGAACAGAAAAGGTATTACATAATGAATATAACAGGGGAAGTGGAGAAATTTGTAAGAACGGCAAGAGGACATTGGGCAATAGAAAGTTATCATTGGATACTGGATGTAACATTTAGGGAAGACGCAAATAAGACATTGAAGAAAAATGCGGCTAGAAACTTAAATATTTTAAGGAAATTAGCAATATCAATACTGGAAGAGCTGCCATTCAGAAAGAAATTTAGCAGAAGAATAAGAAGATATATTATATCACTAGACGTAAGAAGATATTTAAAATTATTTTTTGATATCTAG
- a CDS encoding DNA polymerase beta superfamily protein — protein sequence MNKIIKQKLEEIEKRENVKIILAVESGSRAWGFASPDSDYDVRFIYVRKTKEYLKLNEIRDVIEWQLDKTLDISGWDIKKALKLLYKTNPTLFEWCNSPIVYKKTKEFEELKKLLPHYFSPKKSLYHYLNMAKTNYREYLKGDKVRTKKYFYVLRPLLAAKWTIDKKIYPPMEFSKLLNEELKNDEKVKMEIEKLLEKKIQMLEMDYSEKIEILNEYIEKNFEIVEKNINKITDEKHNWEKLNKYFYKILK from the coding sequence ATGAATAAAATTATCAAACAGAAATTAGAAGAAATTGAAAAAAGAGAAAATGTAAAAATTATTCTTGCTGTGGAATCTGGAAGTCGTGCTTGGGGATTTGCTTCGCCAGATAGCGATTATGATGTGAGATTTATTTATGTGAGAAAAACTAAGGAATATTTGAAACTTAATGAAATTCGGGATGTGATAGAATGGCAGCTTGATAAAACACTGGACATTAGTGGCTGGGATATAAAAAAGGCGTTAAAATTACTGTATAAAACAAATCCCACTTTGTTTGAATGGTGCAATTCTCCAATTGTATATAAAAAAACGAAAGAATTTGAAGAATTAAAAAAACTATTGCCACACTATTTTTCGCCTAAAAAAAGTTTGTATCATTACTTGAATATGGCAAAAACAAACTATCGTGAATATTTAAAAGGAGATAAAGTGAGAACAAAAAAATATTTTTATGTTTTACGTCCTCTGCTTGCCGCAAAATGGACAATTGATAAAAAGATTTATCCACCAATGGAATTTTCAAAACTTTTAAATGAAGAACTGAAAAACGATGAAAAAGTAAAAATGGAAATAGAAAAACTATTGGAAAAAAAGATTCAAATGCTGGAAATGGATTATTCAGAAAAAATAGAAATTCTTAATGAATATATTGAAAAGAACTTTGAAATAGTGGAAAAAAATATCAATAAAATAACCGATGAAAAACATAATTGGGAAAAATTGAATAAATATTTTTATAAAATTTTGAAATAA
- the rplM gene encoding 50S ribosomal protein L13 codes for MSKYTVMQKKEEVVRNWYEIDAEGKVLGKLATEIAVRLMGKHKPSYTPHVDGGDFVIVLNADKIAVTGNKLLDKKYYRHSGYPGGLKVRNLEEMLQKQPTEVIRKAVERMLPKNKLGSQMINRLRLFTGTEHTHTAQKPERIEL; via the coding sequence GTGAGTAAATACACTGTAATGCAAAAAAAAGAAGAAGTTGTAAGAAACTGGTATGAGATAGACGCAGAAGGAAAAGTACTTGGAAAACTAGCTACTGAAATCGCAGTTAGATTAATGGGTAAACATAAGCCAAGCTACACACCGCACGTTGACGGAGGAGATTTTGTTATCGTATTAAACGCTGATAAAATTGCTGTAACAGGGAACAAATTATTAGACAAAAAATATTACAGACATAGTGGATATCCAGGTGGATTGAAAGTAAGAAATTTAGAAGAAATGTTACAAAAACAACCTACTGAAGTAATCAGAAAAGCTGTAGAAAGAATGTTACCTAAAAACAAATTAGGAAGCCAAATGATTAACAGATTGAGATTATTCACAGGAACAGAACATACACATACAGCACAAAAACCAGAAAGAATAGAGTTATAG
- the rpsI gene encoding 30S ribosomal protein S9: MAEKIQYLGTGRRKTSVARVRLVPGETGVTINGKDMREYFGGREILAKIVEQPLELTETLNKYGVKVNVIGGGNTGQAGAIRHGVSRALLVADAELRGALKEAGFLTRDSRMVERKKYGKKKARRSPQFSKR; this comes from the coding sequence GTGGCAGAAAAAATTCAATATTTAGGAACTGGAAGAAGAAAAACTTCAGTAGCAAGAGTAAGATTAGTACCAGGTGAAACTGGAGTAACAATAAATGGAAAAGATATGAGAGAATATTTTGGTGGAAGAGAAATCTTGGCTAAAATAGTAGAACAACCATTAGAATTAACAGAAACTTTAAACAAATACGGAGTAAAAGTTAATGTAATCGGTGGAGGAAACACTGGACAAGCAGGAGCAATTAGACATGGTGTTTCAAGAGCTTTATTAGTAGCTGACGCTGAATTAAGAGGAGCTTTAAAAGAAGCAGGATTCTTAACAAGAGATTCAAGAATGGTTGAAAGAAAAAAATACGGGAAAAAGAAAGCAAGAAGAAGCCCACAATTTTCAAAAAGATAG
- the rnmV gene encoding ribonuclease M5: MKKELNKQKEKLKINEIIVVEGRDDITAIKRVVDAHIIALNGFSALSKKTINKMVELSKNNDLILFTDPDFAGKKIRDTLKRYIPNIKHAFVSQKEATRNDNIGVENANDKVILEALKNVITANQDVEDRFNISDLIDNGFISGNNAKERRIMLGDMLKIGYYNGKQLLKALNSFNISRKQFSKAVEEINKNI; this comes from the coding sequence ATGAAAAAAGAGTTAAATAAACAAAAAGAAAAATTAAAAATAAACGAAATTATAGTAGTTGAAGGGCGAGATGACATAACAGCCATAAAAAGAGTTGTAGATGCACACATTATCGCCTTAAACGGCTTTTCCGCATTATCTAAAAAAACAATAAATAAAATGGTTGAACTATCAAAAAATAATGATTTAATTTTATTTACAGATCCTGATTTTGCAGGGAAAAAAATTCGTGATACATTAAAAAGATATATTCCGAATATAAAACATGCTTTTGTAAGCCAAAAGGAGGCGACGAGAAATGATAATATCGGAGTGGAAAATGCCAATGATAAAGTAATTTTAGAGGCTTTAAAAAATGTTATTACAGCTAATCAAGATGTTGAAGATAGATTTAATATTAGTGATTTAATTGACAATGGATTTATTTCAGGAAATAATGCAAAGGAACGCAGAATAATGCTTGGAGATATGCTGAAAATTGGCTATTATAATGGAAAACAGCTTTTGAAGGCTCTTAATTCGTTTAATATTTCTAGAAAACAGTTTTCAAAGGCAGTAGAAGAGATAAATAAAAATATTTAA